The Gemmatimonadaceae bacterium region GCCCTGTTCGTGGCCATGTGGGGCCACTTCCTGTATCAGGGCGTGATCGACCCGCTGGGCGGGATCAATTCGCTGTGGCCGCTGTTCGGCATCTCCAACCAGCTGCTCGCCGCGGTGGCGCTGTGCGTGGGCACCACGGTCATCATCAAGATGGGCAAGGCCCGCTACGCATGGATCACCGTGCTGCCGCTGGTCTGGCTGGTGATCGTGACCATGACCGCGGGCTGGCAGAAGATGTTCTCCCCCGACCCGCACCTGGGCTTCCTGTCGCACGCGCACGCGCTGGGCGCCGCCATCGACGCCGGCGCGCTGCCCGCTGGCGTGGCCACCGCCGCCGCCGGGCGGCGGATGATGTTCAACGACTACCTCGACGCGGCGGTGGCCGGGTTCTTCATGGTCTCGGTGGTGGTCATCCTCATCGACTCCCTGCGGAGTTGGACGTCGGTGCTCAGCGGCCGCATGCCGGCCGTGTCGTCCGAGGTGCCGTTCCAACCGCGCGTCGCGACGGCGGGAGATTGAGCGTGCGCGCGTTGGCTCCGCTCCGCGCGCGTCTGCGCGCCGTCGGCGAGATCACGCGCCGCATCATCGGCGTGCCCGATTACGAACGCTACGCCGCCCACATGCGCCGGCATCATCCGGACCAGCAACCGCTGCCGCGCCATGAGTTCGCGCGCCAGCGGCTGGACGAGAAGTACGCCAAGCCAGGTTCGCGCTGCTGTTGAAGCCTGGTAGCCCGGCCCGCCGGGCCCGCCTATACTGCACGCACCCTCCGACCGCGCGTCGAATCTCAACCGATCGTCATCGTGCTCCACTGGTTGCTCCCGCGGCACCGCCTCGATGCGAAGGGCGTCCTCGGCACAGTCCTGTTCCTCGCCCTCGCCCCCTCGCTCGCCGCCGCCCAGACCCCGGCGCGCGACAGCGCGCGCTCCGGCCCCGACGCGATGGCCGGTCCGCTCGGCATTCCCATGGCGCGCATGGGCTCGGGCACGTCGTGGACGCCCGAAGCGGACCCGCTCCCGTCGCGACA contains the following coding sequences:
- a CDS encoding YbdD/YjiX family protein, producing MRALAPLRARLRAVGEITRRIIGVPDYERYAAHMRRHHPDQQPLPRHEFARQRLDEKYAKPGSRCC
- a CDS encoding carbon starvation CstA 5TM domain-containing protein yields the protein ALFVAMWGHFLYQGVIDPLGGINSLWPLFGISNQLLAAVALCVGTTVIIKMGKARYAWITVLPLVWLVIVTMTAGWQKMFSPDPHLGFLSHAHALGAAIDAGALPAGVATAAAGRRMMFNDYLDAAVAGFFMVSVVVILIDSLRSWTSVLSGRMPAVSSEVPFQPRVATAGD